Part of the Methanobacterium sp. genome, TCTGCACCCTTTCCTTTAACTGCCATTGTATCGGCAGTTTCACCATACTGTGTAGCAATTGCTGGTGTCACTCCAATAATGAGTGCCACAAGCAGAACTGCTACCAATTTATACATTATTCATGCCTCCTTTATATTCACAATTTTTTGTCTGTAAAATAACTTCCTGTTATCTTACAATTTTTTGGTCTGTAAAATCATCTTATATAAAGGTTGTGGGTTTAACACTGTATAAAAACGTAAAATTTGTTCTAACAGAACAATTTTGTCCTAACAGGACACTATTGTTCTAAGAGGACCTAAAAATTTAACACCCACAACATAAACGTTTAAATAGTTTAAATTACATACCAAAAGGTTTAGTTTAAGAATTCTTCAGGATATGGTTTGAATTTCACCTTTACAGTAAGATATTTACCGATAAAAAAGTTTTCTTCTATGCGAAATGTTTAATTTGATAAAAAGCGTTAAAAAAGCATCGATACTTAAAAACAGCGATATTTTGAAGTTTCTGTCTTCAATATCATACCTACATATTTTTCTAAATTTTGATAAAAGACTGGAAAAGCTTTTATTGGTTATGACAATGCTTTTATCAAATTTATATTATATTCTGTTTGATATGTTAATTATTAAATTAATTATTTTACTTTTTTTTGATATTTTTGTTGTATAAGTGAGTACTATCTAATATTTATGCTATTGGAGTATTTTTAGCGCCCTATTTTCCGGGTACTAACATAAAATTTAAATATGAAAAGTATTAAACCACTCATTAATGTTAATTTATGAAAAAAATGATATTGAGTGATAACATGAGTAAAGAGACAGAAGAAATAATAAGGGACACAGCACTTAAAATTTTTGCAGAAGAAGGTTATGTAGGAGCTAAAACCCGTGTAATTGCTGAAAGTTCTGGTTTCAGTGAGATGACCCTTTTTAGAAAATTTAAAACCAAAGAAAATCTTTTTAATGCAATTTTAATGGAGCAGAAGGAATATTTATTAGGAGAAGCTTCTCTTCTTTTCAGTGCTAATAAAACAGGAAATCCAGTGGAATCTTTTAAACTTTTAATCCAGCATGTATACAAATTAATGGAAGAAAACTTCCATTTTATAAGCTTGTACATTAATGAACGGCGCAGGTTATCTGAAAGTATCCTCGATGAATTCGTGATTTGCCTAAGTCACCAGATTGAACTGAAATTTCCAAATACAAAAATAAACGCCAAAGTATTTGCTTTTAATATCTTATCCTTTCTTTATCTCCTTATTTTTGATAAATACAGGAACTATTCATTTAGGGACCATAAAAAAGCTCTAAATGAATTTATAGAAAACTGTACCCTTGTTTTAACAGCGTGAAATCTGTTTTTAATCTACATAGAAACAGGTGCATTGATTCCAAGTAGATTTAAACAGTTTCTAAGGGTTATTCTTGATTTATCCACAAGTAATAACCTTTCTTCTTCTTCATCTGCACCTATAACTGGAACAGACTTATAGAACCGGTTGAACGCACCTGCAAGATCCATTGCATACTGAGCAACTGGATGAACCCTTTTTATTCTGGTGGATTCTTCAATTACAGTGGTAAATTTGGAAAGAAGCTTAATGAGCTCAATTTCAAAGGCGTGATCCATTTTTAAATCATTTAAATCGATATTTTCAGATTTAAATCCTGCTTTTTCCAGTAATTTGCAGGCACGTGCATGAGCATATTGAATAGAGGCACAACCCTTTTCAAAGCTCAGTGCATCATCCCATTTAAATACTATATGCTTTTCAGGAGATAATCTGGCAATAAAATACCTTATAGCTCCAATACCAATGTCTTCTGCAATTTCAAGGGCAGATGCATTGTCCAGGTCTTCCCTTCTTTTTTTAATTTCAAGAAGAGCACGGTTTACAGCTTCTTCAATAAGATCATCTACAGAAATGAAAACACCCCTTCTTGTGGACATTGAACCTTCAGGGAGTGTTATAAACTCATAAAATATAACTTCAGGACGTTTGCAGCCTAATAACTCTAAAGCTATGCTTAGCTGGTCTACAGCCAATTTGTGATCTGAACCAAGTACATCAACAACTTCGTCTGAATTTTCTGATTTTTCAAGATGATATGCTATGTCCCTTGTAGAATAAAGTGATGTTCCATCAGATCTTGTAAGTATGAGCTCCTTTTCAATGCCATAATCTTCAAGAGGGAGGTATAAAACTTCATTCCGCTTTGTGTAGTCTTCAAGATCTCCTAAAATCTTTTGAACATCTCCATCCTTAACAAATTTACTTTCCCAGACATAATCATCGTGAGAAATGTTAAGCCGCGAAGTGGTAGCTTTTATTCCTTCAAGACATTTACTAACGATTTCATAGAATGTATATTCCAGTTTTTCATCTTCACCACTTTCATATGTTTTTAAAAGCTCACTGACTTTGAGATTAAGAGTTTCATCTTCACAGAGCTTCTGGTTAATCTGGAAGTATATCCTACCAATTTCATGGTCTATCTTTTCCCTTTCTTCTATTTTATAATCAAAATTAAGAAGTCCCCATGCAATTATGGCGATTTGCCGCCCCATATCGTTAACATAATACTGGGTTTCAACATCATAGCCCGCTGCCTTTAAAACTCGTGCTAAAGAATCCCCTATAACAGAAT contains:
- a CDS encoding TetR/AcrR family transcriptional regulator, coding for MSKETEEIIRDTALKIFAEEGYVGAKTRVIAESSGFSEMTLFRKFKTKENLFNAILMEQKEYLLGEASLLFSANKTGNPVESFKLLIQHVYKLMEENFHFISLYINERRRLSESILDEFVICLSHQIELKFPNTKINAKVFAFNILSFLYLLIFDKYRNYSFRDHKKALNEFIENCTLVLTA
- the argS gene encoding arginine--tRNA ligase encodes the protein MYRIIKKEAVKSLENSIKSLGLEIPDEIRVEEPPNPDMGDLATTVTFELQEALKKPPAEIAADILKVIKISKLFKSVEMKGPYLNFFINYDNFKNLVLESINEDYGQLEPKNKKVILEHTSANPNGPLHIGHIRNSVIGDSLARVLKAAGYDVETQYYVNDMGRQIAIIAWGLLNFDYKIEEREKIDHEIGRIYFQINQKLCEDETLNLKVSELLKTYESGEDEKLEYTFYEIVSKCLEGIKATTSRLNISHDDYVWESKFVKDGDVQKILGDLEDYTKRNEVLYLPLEDYGIEKELILTRSDGTSLYSTRDIAYHLEKSENSDEVVDVLGSDHKLAVDQLSIALELLGCKRPEVIFYEFITLPEGSMSTRRGVFISVDDLIEEAVNRALLEIKKRREDLDNASALEIAEDIGIGAIRYFIARLSPEKHIVFKWDDALSFEKGCASIQYAHARACKLLEKAGFKSENIDLNDLKMDHAFEIELIKLLSKFTTVIEESTRIKRVHPVAQYAMDLAGAFNRFYKSVPVIGADEEEERLLLVDKSRITLRNCLNLLGINAPVSM